Proteins from a single region of Pyxidicoccus trucidator:
- a CDS encoding alpha/beta hydrolase, producing MGHVHIVRDFPSPQEGFHRTVRVYTPDAYDSMPHHRFPVLYMHDGQNVFAHPDSARFETWCANVALEHGVDEGRLEPWIIVAVDSGEGRLQEYSPWDEPRNQTKARGEAYGRFLVQHLKPLVDRTYRTRPEAEWTGAMGSSMGGLISLYLGFRYPDVFGRIGALSPTVMWGEGRLFEEWATHSRHWTRIYLDAGEQEFIHTDGVPLNYGEATRAFYEHLKHVGYADHELSLVLEPGGEHHERDWQRRLPQAMQWLLG from the coding sequence ATGGGCCACGTCCACATCGTCCGAGACTTCCCCTCCCCCCAGGAGGGCTTCCACCGCACCGTGCGCGTCTACACACCCGACGCCTACGACTCGATGCCGCACCACCGCTTCCCCGTGCTCTACATGCACGACGGACAGAACGTCTTCGCCCACCCCGACTCGGCCCGCTTCGAGACGTGGTGCGCCAACGTCGCGCTGGAGCACGGAGTAGACGAGGGCCGCCTGGAGCCGTGGATCATCGTCGCGGTGGACTCGGGCGAGGGGCGGCTGCAGGAGTACTCGCCCTGGGACGAGCCCCGCAACCAGACGAAGGCGCGCGGCGAGGCCTACGGCCGCTTCCTGGTGCAGCACCTCAAGCCGCTGGTGGACCGCACCTACCGCACGCGCCCCGAGGCCGAGTGGACGGGCGCCATGGGCTCGTCGATGGGCGGGCTCATCTCCCTGTACCTCGGCTTTCGCTACCCGGACGTCTTCGGCCGCATCGGCGCGCTGTCGCCCACCGTCATGTGGGGCGAGGGGCGCCTGTTCGAGGAGTGGGCCACTCACAGCCGCCACTGGACGCGCATCTACCTGGACGCCGGCGAGCAGGAGTTCATCCACACCGACGGCGTGCCCCTCAACTACGGCGAGGCCACGCGCGCCTTCTACGAGCACCTCAAGCACGTGGGCTACGCAGACCACGAGTTGTCCCTGGTGCTGGAGCCCGGGGGCGAGCACCACGAGCGCGACTGGCAGCGCCGCCTGCCCCAGGCGATGCAGTGGTTGCTGGGGTGA
- a CDS encoding DUF2378 family protein has product MKLRKPVPLEQRLVYVQVVEGLLQHGLQGRVSPRLKQRLRQAGIDLDRPLLPAYPVPLWMHCLSVIVEETYPGVPREEAFRKLAEAHVQGYGRTVIGRAVYGVMRLLGTRRLVQRLPQTLHATDNYTEVELVERGPTTYEMRMNSAVDSPGYVEALFESMMRVGGAESPKVTKTHVDPAAPSTTYLLTWTER; this is encoded by the coding sequence GTGAAGCTCCGCAAGCCGGTGCCGCTCGAGCAGCGGCTCGTCTACGTGCAGGTGGTGGAGGGACTGCTCCAGCACGGGCTTCAGGGCAGGGTGTCGCCCCGGCTGAAGCAGCGGCTGCGGCAGGCGGGCATCGACCTGGACCGGCCCTTGCTGCCGGCCTACCCGGTGCCGCTGTGGATGCATTGCCTGTCCGTCATCGTCGAGGAGACGTACCCGGGCGTGCCCCGCGAGGAGGCCTTCCGCAAGCTGGCGGAGGCGCACGTGCAGGGCTACGGGCGCACCGTCATCGGCCGCGCGGTGTATGGCGTCATGCGGCTGCTCGGCACGCGCCGGCTGGTGCAGCGCCTGCCGCAGACGCTGCACGCCACGGACAACTACACGGAGGTGGAGCTCGTCGAGCGCGGCCCCACCACCTATGAGATGCGGATGAACTCCGCGGTGGACTCTCCCGGCTACGTGGAGGCGCTCTTCGAGTCCATGATGCGCGTGGGCGGCGCGGAGTCCCCGAAGGTGACGAAGACGCACGTGGACCCGGCCGCGCCGAGCACCACGTACCTGCTCACCTGGACCGAGCGCTGA